From Brassica oleracea var. oleracea cultivar TO1000 chromosome C3, BOL, whole genome shotgun sequence, a single genomic window includes:
- the LOC106332439 gene encoding 21 kDa protein-like — protein sequence MAPPQKLFLAAIFAAVIVATTTGDGSNNAAGEDIVHSSCMHASYPSLCIRTLSTYSGPTITNRRELAQAAVKISLSHAKAAAKKLAAVRETVGKKREKPAVVDCVEMIGDSVDELSRTLGALKHLRISGGSVNEFRWQMSNAQTWASAALTDDDTCLDGFQGIDGEIKSEVKEWMTKVARVTSNALYMINQLDDKRGKPHVVRP from the coding sequence ATGGCTCCTCCACAGAAGCTCTTTCTCGCCGCCATTTTCGCCGCTGTCATTGTAGCCACCACCACCGGAGATGGATCTAATAATGCTGCTGGAGAAGATATTGTACATTCCTCTTGCATGCACGCTAGCTATCCATCGCTATGCATCCGTACGCTGTCTACTTACTCCGGTCCGACCATCACAAACCGTCGTGAGCTAGCTCAAGCCGCCGTTAAAATAAGTCTCTCCCACGCTAAAGCCGCTGCGAAAAAACTCGCGGCGGTGCGAGAAACCGTGGGGAAGAAACGGGAGAAACCGGCGGTTGTGGACTGCGTGGAGATGATTGGAGACTCGGTGGACGAGCTGAGCCGCACGCTAGGCGCTTTGAAGCATCTCCGCATCTCGGGTGGTTCGGTGAACGAGTTCAGGTGGCAGATGAGCAACGCGCAGACGTGGGCGAGTGCTGCGTTGACTGATGACGACACGTGTCTCGATGGGTTTCAAGGGATCGACGGTGAGATCAAGTCGGAGGTGAAGGAGTGGATGACGAAAGTGGCGAGGGTTACGAGCAACGCGCTTTACATGATCAACCAGCTAGATGATAAACGTGGCAAGCCCCACGTCGTACGTCCTTGA
- the LOC106331901 gene encoding uncharacterized protein LOC106331901, translating into MATLDSPLEALAFQYASFGVLGVVNNVWTWIAVVTAAVSFWRMKVTTIGDNDGHGCSLLEDATTSKAEQESDHQEPQKMAGPVEEAEAPPVNETDVNWEPLMCDDGVTKGTKLTMYYEVDVDHEERCVDGEGGLPTVNYGGGFGNSGEWWERWERVVKMRNGDDVWYRYVDLTVIDGSVVRLWDDDKRNP; encoded by the coding sequence ATGGCGACTTTGGATTCTCCACTAGAGGCGCTGGCTTTCCAGTACGCTAGCTTCGGTGTTCTCGGCGTCGTCAACAACGTCTGGACATGGATCGCTGTCGTGACGGCTGCTGTCAGCTTCTGGAGGATGAAAGTCACTACCATCGGAGACAACGATGGTCATGGGTGTAGCTTGTTGGAGGATGCAACCACCTCGAAAGCTGAACAAGAATCCGATCATCAAGAACCGCAAAAAATGGCTGGTCCGGTGGAGGAAGCGGAGGCGCCCCCAGTGAATGAAACGGATGTTAATTGGGAGCCGTTGATGTGCGATGACGGCGTGACGAAAGGGACGAAGCTGACGATGTACTACGAGGTAGACGTTGATCACGAAGAGCGGTGTGTTGATGGAGAGGGAGGGTTACCGACAGTTAACTATGGAGGTGGGTTTGGTAATAGCGGAGAGTGGTGGGAGAGATGGGAAAGAGTTGTGAAGATGAGAAATGGTGATGACGTTTGGTACCGTTACGTGGACTTGACGGTGATAGACGGAAGTGTCGTGAGGTTATGGGATGATGACAAACGGAATCCGTAA
- the LOC106333763 gene encoding uncharacterized protein LOC106333763 produces MDENNEAKLTGIRQVVRLKEILQKWQTVTIGSKSDVPPLAAGKQAAAMISPAINKRLLAVKNCDSDEENCQSPEPPVDVPRGYLAVYVGPELRRFIIPTSYLGHSLFKVLLEKAEEEFGFDQSGALTIPCEVETFKFLVKCMENNSKDHHPDDGSAGDAVAAMEECTQIK; encoded by the exons ATGGATGAAAATAATGAGGCAAAGTTAACCGGAATCAGGCAAGTCGTAAGGCTTAAGGAGATTTTGCAGAAATGGCAAACCGTAACTATAGGGTCCAAGTCAGATGTTCCACCATTGGCAGCTGGAAAGCAAGCGGCGGCAATGATTTCACCGGCGATCAACAAGAGGCTATTAGCTGTCAAGAACTGTGACTCGGATGAGGAAAATTGCCAAAGCCCTGAGCCTCCGGTTGATGTTCCCAGAGGGTATCTTGCGGTTTATGTTGGACCCGAGCTAAGGAGGTTTATCATACCAACAAGCTATCTCGGCCACTCTTTGTTCAAGGTGTTGCTCGAAAAGGCAGAGGAAGAGTTTGGGTTTGATCAGAGTGGCGCCCTCACCATACCTTGCGAGGTCGAGACTTTCAAGTTCTTGGTTAAATGCATGGAGAACAATTCTAAAGATCATCACCCGGACGATGGTTCTG CTGGAGATGCAGTAGCAGCAATGGAAGAGTGTACACAAATCAAGTGA
- the LOC106333768 gene encoding uncharacterized protein LOC106333768: MAKGGNKLMKLKSVLKKLNSFNIKPNQPPAPANHGRSSALSAFPSEERHTVYVGSTRRLYHVSSDVVSHPLFQQLAAVDGGCGGEDGSIAVSCEVVLFEHMLWMLENADADESGLESVHELVEFYSC, translated from the coding sequence ATGGCGAAAGGAGGTAACAAACTGATGAAGCTGAAATCAGTTTTGAAGAAGCTAAACTCCTTCAACATCAAACCAAACCAGCCACCGGCTCCGGCCAATCACGGTCGATCCTCCGCTTTGAGTGCATTTCCCTCAGAAGAACGTCACACTGTCTACGTCGGCAGTACACGGCGTCTGTACCACGTGAGCTCTGACGTAGTGAGCCATCCCCTCTTCCAGCAGCTAGCGGCGGTTGATGGTGGGTGCGGCGGCGAGGACGGTTCGATCGCCGTGTCGTGCGAGGTTGTCTTGTTCGAGCATATGCTTTGGATGCTTGAGAACGCCGACGCTGACGAGTCAGGCCTGGAGTCGGTCCACGAACTCGTCGAGTTCTACTCCTGCTAA
- the LOC106336052 gene encoding sucrose synthase 1 — translation MVNGVLTRVHSQRERLNETLVAQRNEVLALLSRVEAKGKGILQQNQIIAEFEALPEETQKKIEGGAFFDLLKTTQEAIVLPPWVALAVRPRPGVWEYIRVNLHALVVEELQPAEFLHFKEELVDGVKNGNFTLELDFEPFNASVPRPTLPKYIGDGVEFLNRHLSAKLFHEKDSLLPLLKFLQLHSHQGKTLMLNEKIQNLNTLQHILRKAEEYLAELSPETPYEDFEAKFEEIGLERGWGNNAERVLDMLRLLLDLLEAPDPCTLETFLGRIPMVFNVVILSPHGYFAQDNVLGYPDTGGQVVYILDQVRALETEMLQRIKQQGLNFTPRILILTRLLPDAVGTTCGERLERVDGSEYCDILRVPFRTEKGIVRKWISRFEVWPYLETYTEDAAVELAKELKGKPDLIIGNYSDGNLVASLLAHKLGVTQCTIAHALEKTKYPDSDIYWKKLDDKYHFSCQFTADLFAMNHTDFIITSTLQEIAGSKDTVGQYESHTAFTLPGLYRVVHGIDVFDPKFNIVSPGADMSIYFPYTEEKRRLTKFHPEIEELLYSDVENQEHLCVLKDKKKPILFTMARLDRVKNLSGLVEWYGKNKRLRELVNLVVVGGDRRKESKDNEEKAEMKKIYDLIDEYKLNGQFRWISSQMNRVRNGELYRYICDTKGAFVQPALYEAFGLTVVEAMTCGLPTFATCKGGPAEIIVHGKSGFHIDPYHGEQAADTLADFFTKCKEDPSHWDEISKGGLQRIEEKYTWQIYSQRLLTLTGVYGFWKHVSNLDRLESRRYLEMFYALKYRPLAKAVPLAEEE, via the exons ATGGTGAACGGTGTGTTAACGCGCGTCCACAGCCAGCGTGAGCGTTTGAATGAAACGCTCGTTGCTCAAAGAAACGAAGTCCTTGCCTTGCTTTCCAG GGTTGAAGCCAAAGGTAAAGGCATCCTGCAACAAAACCAGATCATTGCTGAATTCGAGGCTTTGCCTGAAGAAACCCAGAAGAAGATTGAAGGTGGTGCTTTCTTCGACCTTCTCAAAACCACTCAG GAAGCAATAGTGTTGCCACCATGGGTAGCTCTTGCTGTGAGGCCAAGGCCTGGTGTGTGGGAATACATAAGAGTCAATCTCCATGCTCTTGTTGTTGAGGAGCTTCAACCTGCTGAGTTTCTTCATTTCAAAGAAGAACTTGTTGATGGAGT TAAGAATGGAAATTTCACACTAGAGCTTGATTTTGAGCCATTCAACGCGTCTGTCCCTCGCCCAACGCTCCCCAAGTACATTGGAGACGGTGTTGAGTTCCTTAACCGTCACCTCTCTGCTAAGCTCTTCCATGAAAAAGACAGTTTGCTTCCATTGCTTAAGTTCCTTCAACTTCACAGCCACCAGGGAAAG ACCCTCATGTTGAACGAGAAAATTCAAAACCTCAACACTCTTCAACACATCTTGAGGAAAGCTGAGGAGTATCTAGCCGAGCTTTCACCCGAAACGCCTTACGAAGACTTTGAGGCCAAGTTTGAGGAGATTGGTCTTGAGAGGGGATGGGGAAACAACGCCGAGCGTGTCCTTGACATGCTCCGTCTTCTTTTGGACCTTCTTGAGGCCCCTGACCCTTGCACTCTTGAGACCTTTCTCGGAAGAATCCCAATGGTGTTCAACGTTGTGATCCTCTCTCCGCATGGCTACTTTGCTCAGGACAATGTCCTTGGTTACCCTGACACTGGTGGTCAGGTTGTTTACATTCTGGATCAAGTCCGTGCCTTGGAGACAGAGATGCTGCAACGTATTAAGCAGCAAGGACTCAACTTTACTCCAAGAATCCTCATT CTCACTAGACTTCTCCCTGATGCGGTGGGAACCACATGTGGTGAGCGTCTTGAGAGAGTTGATGGATCTGAGTATTGTGATATTCTCCGTGTGCCCTTCAGAACAGAGAAGGGTATAGTTCGCAAATGGATCTCGAGATTCGAAGTCTGGCCATATCTTGAGACTTACACCGAGGATGCTGCCGTTGAGCTTGCCAAAGAGTTGAAGGGGAAGCCTGACCTTATCATTGGGAACTACAGTGATGGAAACCTCGTTGCCTCTTTGTTGGCACACAAACTTGGTGTCACTCAG TGCACCATTGCTCACGCTCTGGAGAAGACAAAGTACCCTGATTCAGATATCTACTGGAAGAAGCTTGACGACAAGTACCATTTCTCATGCCAGTTCACTGCGGATTTATTTGCAATGAACCACACTGACTTCATCATCACCAGTACTCTCCAAGAAATTGCTGGAAG CAAGGACACTGTTGGACAGTACGAGAGCCACACAGCCTTCACTCTTCCAGGATTGTACCGTGTTGTTCACGGAATCGATGTGTTTGATCCCAAGTTCAACATTGTCTCCCCTGGTGCTGATATGAGCATCTACTTCCCTTACACAGAGGAGAAGCGAAGGTTGACTAAGTTCCACCCTGAGATCGAGGAGCTACTCTACAGCGATGTTGAGAACCAAGAGCACTT ATGTGTGCTCAAGGACAAGAAGAAGCCCATCCTCTTCACGATGGCTAGACTAGACCGCGTCAAGAACCTATCAGGTCTGGTTGAGTGGTACGGGAAGAACAAACGCCTCCGCGAGCTTGTTAACTTGGTGGTTGTTGGAGGAGACAGGAGGAAAGAATCCAAAGACAACGAAGAGAAGGCTGAGATGAAGAAAATATATGACCTCATTGATGAGTACAAGCTGAATGGTCAGTTCAGGTGGATCTCTTCCCAGATGAACAGGGTTAGGAACGGTGAGCTCTACCGTTACATCTGCGACACCAAGGGAGCCTTTGTGCAGCCTGCGTTGTATGAAGCCTTTGGTCTGACTGTTGTGGAGGCTATGACCTGTGGTTTACCGACTTTCGCCACTTGCAAAGGTGGTCCAGCTGAGATCATTGTGCACGGCAAGTCAGGCTTCCACATTGACCCGTACCATGGTGAGCAGGCTGCTGATACTCTTGCTGACTTCTTCACTAAGTGTAAGGAGGATCCGTCTCACTGGGATGAGATCTCTAAGGGAGGGCTTCAGAGGATTGAGGAGAAGTATACATGGCAGATTTACTCACAGAGGCTTCTGACGTTGACTGGTGTGTATGGGTTCTGGAAGCATGTTTCGAACCTTGACCGTCTTGAGAGCCGCCGCTACCTTGAGATGTTCTATGCGCTGAAGTATCGCCCACTG GCTAAGGCTGTTCCTCTTGCTGAGGAGGAATGA
- the LOC106335256 gene encoding phosphoinositide phosphatase SAC4 encodes MTTSSSSMENGGGSSSSGSSSLHGCMQEFKLFQTHSNFYMIGWNGSGVHRVLKIDRLDASELNVSEDSTAYTKKECYELLKRIHEGNKATGGLKRVAVCYGIIGFIKFLGPYYMLVITERREIGEICGHRVYEVSKSEMISLQHSSVLSNFANSRDENRYKRLLSMVDLTKDFFFSYSYNIMRSFQKNVCDHESGGTLYKKMFVWNEFLTRGIRHHLRNTVWTVALVYGFFKQTTLSEAGRNFKLTLIARRSRHNAGTRYLKRGINESGNVANDVETEQIVSEDVPEDNPMQISSVVQNRGSIPLFWSQETSRMILKPDIVLSKKDLNYEATRLHFENLVERYGTPIIILNLIKTKERRPRESILRAEFANAIDFINKDLPEENRIRFLHWDLHKHFQSKTANVLALLGKVAACALMLTGFFYYQVTPAMKLDGGMSLSSSDADMSTHNSSDDDSGEYDSLEKNLPPSKNVANGDYDKPGMLQRGVLRTNCIDCLDRTNVAQYAYGWAALGQQLHALGIRDVPTIELDDRLSSALMGLYERMGDTLAYQYGGSAAHNKVFSERRGQWRAATQSQEFLRTLQRYYNNAYMDADKQDAINIFLGTFQPENGRQAIWELRSDFRSNGQNGEISIEEDERFLVKRCLSDGNILHESRTPMSAMSSKHESISHKGFVSSRQVNHVTSESSPDMPAAGDVSLSRCTPSMPSTHFFGDAKKIQHNGSSSYYLSEQEDMSSVSNFVDVEWLSSSENLCENDQLYRPSPLTSYSTAEVSSSENIISEVKQSTPAISENGSSSRKGKEPMEGEPSTKIHDDFTDSFKQWVAYGEALCH; translated from the exons ATGACGACCTCATCCTCATCAATGGAGAATGGAGGAGGCTCATCCTCCTCTGGATCATCTTCCCTTCATGGCTGTATGCAAGAGTTCAAGCTCTTCCAGACTCATTCC AATTTCTATATGATTGGTTGGAATGGTAGTGGAGTCCATAGAGTACTCAAGATAGACCGTCTTGATGCGTCAGAGCTTAATGTCAGTGAGGACTCTACTGCTTATACCAAAAAAGAGTGCTACGAGTTGCTAAAGCGGATACACGAAGGAAACAAGGCCACAGGCGGACTGAAACGTGTTGCTGTCTGTTATGGCATCATTG GATTCATTAAGTTTTTGGGACCATATTACATGCTGGTTATTACTGAAAGAAGAGAGATCGGTGAAATTTGTGGTCACCGCGTGTATGAAGTGTCAAAGAGTGAGATGATTTCATTGCAGCATTCTAGCGTGCTTTCAAACTTTGCGAATTCAAGAGACGAGAACAG GTACAAGAGGCTGCTGAGTATGGTGGACCTTACGAAAGACTTCTTTTTCAGCTATTCTTACAATATAATGCGAAGTTTCCAGAAGAATGTGTGCGACCATGAGAGTGGTGGTACTCTCTATAAGAAAATGTTTGTGTGGAACGAGTTCTTGACTCGAGGAATTCGACATCATCTTCGGAATACTGTGTGGACTGTAGCATTGGTGTATGGTTTCTTTAAGCAG ACAACTCTTTCTGAAGCTGGACGGAATTTCAAACTCACTCTTATTGCTAGGCGTTCCCGCCATAACGCTGGAACCAG GTACTTGAAACGAGGAATAAACGAAAGTGGCAATGTCGCTAATGATGTCGAAACAGAGCAGATAGTGTCTGAGGACGTTCCTGAAGACAACCCCATGCAAATAAGTTCTGTTGTGCAGAACCGTGGCTCAATTCCTCTGTTCTGGTCACAGGAAACCTCACGGATGATTCTTAAACCGGATATTGTAT TGTCAAAAAAGGACCTGAACTATGAGGCAACTAGACTTCACTTTGAAAACCTTGTGGAGCGATATGGAACCCCCATCATTATTCTGAACTTGATCAAG ACAAAAGAGAGGAGACCCAGGGAGTCGATTCTCCGGGCAGAGTTTGCCAATGCAATTGACTTTATAAACAAAGATCTGCCTGAAGAAAATCGTATAAGATTCCTTCATTGGGACTTGCACAAACATTTCCAGAG CAAAACAGCAAATGTCTTGGCACTTCTTGGCAAAGTGGCTGCATGTGCTTTGATGCTAACAGGTTTCTTTTATTATCAAGTTACCCCAGCAATGAAGCTCGATGGTGGTATGAGCTTGTCTTCTTCTGA TGCCGACATGTCTACACATAATAGCTCTGATGATGATAGTGGGGAATATGATTCCCTAGAGAAGAATCTTCCCCCAAGTAAGAATGTTGCTAATGGCGATTATGATAAGCCTGGCATGCTTCAGAGGGGCGTGCTGAGGACCAATTGCATAGATTGTCTTGATCGTACAAATGTTGCTCAATATGCATATGGTTGGGCTGCTCTAGGACAGCAGCTCCATGCTCTGGGAATTAGAGATGTTCCAACAATAGAACTTGATGATCGTTTGTCTAGTGCTTTAATGGGGTTATATGAAAGAATGGGAGATACGCTAGCTTACCAATATGGTGGATCTGCTGCCCACAATAAG GTTTTCAGTGAGAGAAGAGGCCAGTGGAGAGCAGCAACCCAGTCACAAGAGTTCTTGAGAACCCTGCAACGTTATTATAATAATGCATATATGGATGCGGATAAACAAGACGCCATTAATAT ATTTCTTGGTACATTCCAGCCTGAAAACGGGAGGCAGGCGATTTGGGAGTTGCGTTCGGATTTCCGCTCTAATGGACAAAATGGAGAGATAAGCATAGAGGAAGATGAAAG GTTTCTTGTGAAGAGGTGCTTATCGGATGGTAATATTCTGCATGAAAGTCGCACACCGATGTCCGCAATGAGTAGCAAGCATGAAAGCATATCACATAAAGGCTTCGTGTCTTCACGCCAAGTGAATCATGTAACTTCAGAGTCATCACCAGATATGCCAGCTGCTGGGGATGTATCATTATCGAG GTGTACTCCGTCAATGCCTAGCACACATTTTTTTGGAGATGCGAAGAAGATTCAACATAATGGTAGTAGCTCCTATTACTTGTCCGAGCAGGAAGACATGTCTAGTGTCTCAAATTTTGTTGATGTCGAGTGGCTTTCCTCTTCGGAAAATCTATGCGAGAACGATCAGTTGTACAG GCCGTCACCGCTCACAAGCTATTCAACCGCGGAAGTGTCATCATCAGAGAATATCATCAGTGAAGTAAAACAGTCAACGCCTGCTATAAGCGAGAACGGATCAAGCAGCAGGAAG GGAAAAGAACCTATGGAAGGCGAACCATCCACAAAGATTCACGATGATTTTACTGATAGCTTCAAACAATGGGTAGCATACGGAGAAGCCCTCTGCCATTGA